In the genome of Candidatus Scalindua japonica, one region contains:
- a CDS encoding IS630 family transposase, with protein MENIDARKLSTETQQQIRNQSIRLRKSGKTYREISEITGIHLNTIARWCKAYQRKGAKAIQIKRRGRRVGNCRTLTPEREREIQKIIYEKCPDQLKFSFALWTRKAVQQLIKQLCCFDMPVRTVGEYLKRWGFTPQKPLRRAYKQNSKAVNEWLDKEYPAIAQKAKKEKAEIHWGDETGLCNDSYHGRSYAPRGQTPAIRLHPRCKRVNLISTVTNQGKVRFMVYKDKMNSSTLIKFMKRLIKDSTRKIFLVLDNLKVHHSHIVRNWRQKHKEQIEVFFLPSYSPELNPDEYLNCDLKAGVHSKTPARTKEQLKNKAISHLRKLQKSPGRVRKYFKHPKIAYAA; from the coding sequence ATGGAAAATATCGATGCACGAAAACTTTCAACAGAAACCCAGCAACAAATACGTAACCAATCAATTCGACTCAGAAAGTCTGGAAAAACCTACAGAGAAATATCAGAGATTACCGGTATTCATCTAAATACTATTGCCAGATGGTGTAAAGCTTATCAGCGTAAAGGTGCTAAAGCTATTCAAATTAAGAGAAGGGGTAGACGAGTGGGTAACTGCCGAACATTGACCCCGGAGCGAGAAAGAGAAATCCAGAAAATTATTTATGAGAAGTGTCCTGATCAGCTTAAATTTTCTTTTGCATTGTGGACTCGTAAAGCAGTTCAGCAGTTAATCAAACAACTCTGTTGCTTTGATATGCCGGTACGAACTGTAGGTGAATATTTAAAACGATGGGGTTTTACGCCTCAAAAGCCATTACGCAGAGCTTACAAGCAGAATTCTAAAGCCGTTAATGAATGGCTGGATAAAGAGTATCCTGCAATTGCACAAAAAGCTAAAAAAGAAAAAGCAGAAATCCACTGGGGAGATGAAACGGGACTTTGTAATGACAGTTATCACGGCAGAAGCTATGCACCACGAGGGCAAACACCCGCGATTCGCCTTCACCCCAGGTGCAAACGGGTGAATTTGATTTCTACAGTTACGAATCAAGGCAAGGTAAGATTTATGGTATATAAGGATAAAATGAATTCTAGTACTCTTATAAAATTTATGAAACGCCTTATCAAAGATTCAACAAGAAAGATATTTCTGGTTCTTGATAATTTAAAGGTTCATCATAGTCACATTGTAAGGAATTGGCGACAAAAGCATAAAGAGCAAATAGAGGTTTTCTTTTTACCCTCTTACTCCCCGGAGTTAAATCCAGATGAGTATTTAAATTGTGATTTAAAAGCAGGTGTACATTCCAAAACGCCTGCAAGAACAAAAGAGCAACTCAAGAATAAGGCAATATCTCATCTGAGAAAACTTCAAAAGTCTCCGGGCAGAGTAAGGAAATACTTTAAACATCCAAAAATTGCGTATGCTGCATAG